AGCCGTTGGCGAGCGTCTGCTCCATGTACCAGCGACGATCATTGAGGTTTTTCACCTTTTCCAGAAGAACTACGTGATGAAACCAGGGAATCGACCAAAGCAAGGAGTCCGAACTTTGTGCCGCAGGCTGCGGCACTTTTTTCATAGGTAATTGTGCCGCAGCCTGCGGCATAATTGCCGAGGGAGTTGGATACGCTCGGTAAAACGTCAGCATCCGCTTGATATTGCGCTCGGAGAAACCCTTAAGTTCGGGAAGCTCGTTGTGGAGCTCTCGGGACAGGCGGGGAATGACGCCGGCGCCCCACCCTTCTCGCCCTTGGCGGTCATGGATAATCCGACCGATATCCCAGTAGAGGCCAACGAGTTCGGTATTGACCGCGACC
The window above is part of the Bacteroidota bacterium genome. Proteins encoded here:
- a CDS encoding DUF1016 domain-containing protein — translated: MARAKTGKKRVKKNNGAGFFALLAEVKGRIQAAQTRAMVAVNTELVGLYWDIGRIIHDRQGREGWGAGVIPRLSRELHNELPELKGFSERNIKRMLTFYRAYPTPSAIMPQAAAQLPMKKVPQPAAQSSDSLLWSIPWFHHVVLLEKVKNLNDRRWYMEQTLANG